The following coding sequences lie in one Mycobacterium sp. DL440 genomic window:
- the dapC gene encoding succinyldiaminopimelate transaminase, whose amino-acid sequence MVRQRRSAALPEFPWDTLADVTALARSHPDGIVDLSVGTPVDPVAPVIRDALAAASSAPGYPTTAGTPALRASAGAALRRRYGITDLAPDAVLPVIGTKELIAWLPTLLAIGPGDAVVVPELAYPTYEVGALLAGAQVLRADSLTQLGPQRPALIYLNSPSNPTGKVLPLDHLRKVVSWARDRGVLIASDECYLGLSWEAEPLSVLHPSVCDGDHTGLLAVHSLSKTSSLAGYRAGFVAGDPAVVAELLAVRKHAGMMVPTAVQAAMVAALDDDEHEAVQRERYARRRALLLPAMKAAGFTVEHSEAGLYLWATRGEPCRDTVKWLAERGILVAPGEFYGPAGAQFVRVALTATDERIATAVRRLT is encoded by the coding sequence GTGGTGCGACAGCGTCGTTCGGCGGCACTGCCAGAGTTCCCGTGGGACACCCTGGCCGACGTCACAGCGCTGGCCCGATCACACCCCGACGGAATCGTCGACCTCTCGGTAGGTACCCCGGTAGACCCGGTGGCGCCGGTGATCCGGGACGCGTTGGCCGCCGCGAGCTCCGCCCCCGGCTATCCGACGACGGCCGGTACCCCGGCCCTGCGCGCTTCAGCCGGAGCGGCGCTGCGGCGCCGGTACGGCATCACCGACCTGGCGCCGGATGCGGTGCTGCCGGTGATCGGCACCAAGGAGCTGATCGCCTGGCTGCCGACGCTGCTGGCGATCGGCCCCGGCGATGCCGTCGTCGTTCCCGAGCTGGCCTACCCGACCTACGAGGTCGGCGCCCTGCTGGCCGGGGCGCAGGTGCTGCGCGCCGATTCACTGACCCAGCTGGGTCCACAGCGTCCCGCGCTGATCTATCTCAACTCGCCCAGCAACCCCACCGGGAAGGTGCTCCCGCTCGACCACCTGCGCAAGGTGGTGTCCTGGGCCCGCGACCGGGGCGTGCTCATCGCCTCCGATGAGTGCTACTTGGGCCTGAGCTGGGAAGCCGAACCGCTCAGCGTCCTGCACCCGTCGGTATGCGACGGTGACCACACCGGGCTGCTGGCCGTGCACTCGTTGTCCAAGACCTCCTCGCTGGCCGGCTACCGCGCGGGGTTCGTCGCCGGTGACCCGGCCGTGGTCGCCGAACTGCTGGCGGTCCGCAAACATGCCGGGATGATGGTGCCGACGGCGGTGCAGGCCGCGATGGTCGCCGCTCTCGACGACGACGAGCATGAGGCCGTGCAGCGTGAGCGGTACGCGCGGCGACGCGCGCTGCTGCTGCCCGCGATGAAAGCGGCCGGATTCACGGTGGAACATTCCGAGGCGGGCCTGTACCTGTGGGCCACCCGCGGCGAGCCCTGCCGCGACACCGTCAAATGGTTGGCGGAGCGCGGGATCCTCGTCGCGCCGGGTGAGTTCTACGGTCCGGCCGGAGCGCAGTTTGTGCGCGTCGCGCTGACGGCGACCGACGAGCGCATCGCCACCGCGGTCCGGCGGCTCACCTAA
- a CDS encoding NADPH-dependent 2,4-dienoyl-CoA reductase, producing MGLTYPHLLSPLDLGFTTLRNRVVMGSMHTGLEDRAGDTAKLAEYFAERARGGVGLIITGGYAPNKTGWLLPFASQLVSSTEARRHRRITGAVHEADGKILLQILHAGRYAYHPLSVSASSIKAPINPFRPRALRDVEGTIDDFVRCALLAREAGYDGVEIMGSEGYLLNQFLAPRTNKRTDAWGGTPEKRRRFPVEIVRRVREAVGSDFIICYRLSMADYVEDGQAWEEIVALATEVEAAGATILNSGFGWHEARVPTIVTSVPNSAFADISSAVAEHVSIPVVASNRINMPQTAEQILADTHVQLISMARPLLSDPDWVLKAAEERADEINTCIACNQACLDHAFVHKKVSCLLNPRAGRETTLVLSPTRRARSVAVVGAGPAGLSAAVSAAQRGHRVTLFEAGSAIGGQFDLARRIPGKEEFNETIRYYTTMLDKLGVDVRLGVRAGSDDLAGFDDVVLASGVTPRLPAIPGIDHPKVLTYAQAITGAPVGKSVAVIGAGGIGFDVSEFLTTHHSPTLNLKEWKAEWGVADPQEARGALATPLPAPAVREVYLLQRTKGAQGRSLGKTSGWVHRASLRAKGVHQLSGVNYERIDDEGLHISFGSDHRDRRVLPVDNVVICAGQESVRDLEENLRRNGIEPHIIGGAAVAAELDAKRAIKQGTELAAKL from the coding sequence ATGGGGTTGACCTATCCGCACCTTTTGTCGCCGTTGGACCTCGGCTTCACCACGCTGCGCAATCGGGTGGTGATGGGCTCGATGCACACCGGCCTCGAGGACCGGGCCGGTGACACCGCGAAGCTCGCCGAATACTTCGCCGAGCGGGCCCGCGGCGGCGTCGGGCTGATCATCACCGGCGGCTACGCCCCCAACAAGACCGGCTGGCTACTGCCGTTCGCCTCACAACTGGTGTCCTCCACCGAAGCAAGGCGCCACCGCCGGATCACCGGCGCCGTGCACGAGGCCGACGGCAAGATCCTGCTGCAGATCCTGCACGCCGGACGCTATGCGTACCACCCGCTCTCGGTGAGTGCATCGTCAATCAAGGCCCCGATCAACCCGTTCCGACCTCGCGCCTTGCGGGACGTCGAGGGCACCATCGACGATTTCGTCCGCTGCGCACTGCTGGCCCGCGAGGCGGGGTATGACGGCGTCGAGATCATGGGCAGCGAGGGTTATCTGCTCAACCAGTTCCTGGCACCGCGCACCAACAAGCGCACCGATGCGTGGGGCGGCACCCCGGAGAAACGCCGCCGCTTCCCGGTCGAGATCGTGCGGCGGGTGCGTGAGGCGGTGGGCTCCGACTTCATCATCTGCTACCGACTTTCGATGGCCGACTACGTCGAGGACGGTCAGGCCTGGGAGGAAATCGTCGCCCTGGCAACGGAAGTCGAGGCCGCCGGAGCGACGATCCTGAACTCGGGCTTCGGCTGGCACGAAGCCCGGGTACCCACGATCGTCACCTCGGTGCCCAACAGCGCCTTCGCCGACATCAGTAGCGCTGTGGCCGAGCACGTTTCCATCCCGGTGGTGGCATCCAACCGGATCAACATGCCGCAAACCGCCGAACAGATCCTGGCCGACACCCACGTCCAGTTGATCTCGATGGCGCGGCCCCTGCTCAGTGATCCGGACTGGGTACTCAAGGCCGCCGAGGAGCGTGCCGACGAGATCAACACCTGCATTGCATGCAATCAGGCCTGCCTCGACCATGCCTTTGTGCACAAGAAGGTGTCGTGCCTGCTCAACCCCAGGGCCGGGCGCGAGACGACACTGGTGCTCAGCCCGACACGTCGGGCCCGGTCCGTGGCCGTCGTGGGGGCCGGCCCGGCCGGGCTCTCCGCCGCGGTCAGTGCCGCCCAGCGTGGTCACCGGGTGACGCTGTTCGAGGCGGGATCGGCAATCGGCGGCCAATTCGACCTGGCCAGAAGGATTCCCGGCAAGGAAGAGTTCAACGAGACCATCCGGTACTACACGACGATGCTCGACAAGCTCGGCGTCGACGTGCGACTGGGAGTGCGGGCCGGGTCCGACGACCTGGCCGGCTTCGACGACGTGGTGCTCGCCAGCGGGGTGACGCCGCGGCTGCCCGCAATTCCCGGGATCGATCATCCGAAGGTGCTCACCTACGCCCAGGCCATCACCGGCGCGCCCGTGGGCAAGTCGGTGGCGGTGATCGGCGCCGGCGGAATCGGCTTCGACGTCAGCGAATTCCTCACCACCCATCACTCTCCGACACTGAACCTCAAGGAGTGGAAGGCAGAGTGGGGTGTGGCCGATCCCCAGGAAGCCCGTGGCGCGCTAGCCACTCCCCTGCCCGCGCCTGCCGTTCGCGAGGTGTATCTGCTGCAGCGCACCAAGGGTGCGCAGGGCCGCAGCCTCGGCAAGACCAGCGGCTGGGTACATCGAGCCTCGCTGAGAGCCAAAGGGGTGCATCAGCTTTCCGGGGTGAACTACGAGCGCATCGACGACGAGGGCCTGCACATCAGCTTCGGCTCTGACCATCGCGACCGGCGCGTACTCCCGGTCGACAACGTGGTGATCTGCGCCGGGCAGGAATCGGTGCGTGACCTCGAAGAGAACCTGCGACGCAACGGTATCGAGCCCCACATCATCGGAGGGGCTGCTGTAGCAGCCGAACTCGATGCGAAACGAGCAATCAAACAGGGCACCGAGTTGGCCGCCAAGCTGTAG
- a CDS encoding YceI family protein, producing MTAAVATDLTAGTWAIDPVHSSINFSVRHLMVSKVRGSFETFSGAITVGEDGTPSVSATIDVNSIDTSNEQRDAHVRSADFFDADNHPTATFVSTGVRPDGDDYIVDGDFTLKGVTKPVSLKLEYNGVNPGMGQGAVAGFEASVVLNRKDFGIDIDMPLETGGTVVGDKVTITLEIEALKQA from the coding sequence ATGACCGCAGCAGTAGCCACCGATCTGACCGCAGGCACCTGGGCAATCGACCCCGTGCACTCGTCGATCAACTTCTCGGTCCGCCACCTGATGGTGAGCAAGGTCCGCGGCAGCTTTGAGACGTTCAGTGGCGCGATCACCGTCGGCGAGGACGGCACGCCGTCGGTCAGCGCCACCATCGACGTCAACTCCATCGACACCAGCAACGAGCAGCGCGACGCGCACGTGCGGTCCGCAGACTTCTTCGACGCCGACAACCACCCGACCGCCACCTTCGTCTCGACCGGCGTGCGGCCTGATGGGGACGACTACATCGTCGACGGCGACTTCACCCTCAAGGGCGTGACCAAGCCGGTTTCCCTCAAGCTCGAGTACAACGGCGTGAACCCCGGCATGGGCCAGGGTGCGGTCGCCGGTTTCGAGGCCTCGGTGGTGTTGAACCGCAAGGACTTCGGCATCGACATCGACATGCCGCTGGAGACCGGCGGCACCGTCGTCGGCGACAAGGTCACCATCACCCTCGAGATCGAGGCGCTGAAACAGGCCTGA
- a CDS encoding response regulator transcription factor, translating into MTTVLLVDDHPVVREGLRGMIDAEDDLTVIGEAGSGAEAIGLAGKLCPDVILMDLRMPGIDGVTATAQILADNPSVHIVVVTTYESDSDILRAVEAGATGYLLKDASRAELARAVRDAARGKTVLAPGVADRLVNAVRAPAVTLSVREAEALALVATGATNADIGRALHISEATVKTHLLRAFHKLGVSDRTAAVTKAMALGLLG; encoded by the coding sequence ATGACGACCGTCCTGCTGGTCGATGACCATCCGGTGGTCCGTGAGGGGCTGCGCGGGATGATCGACGCCGAAGACGATCTGACCGTGATCGGTGAGGCCGGCTCCGGGGCCGAGGCGATCGGACTCGCCGGAAAACTGTGTCCCGATGTCATCTTGATGGACCTGCGGATGCCCGGGATCGACGGTGTCACCGCCACTGCGCAGATTCTGGCCGACAATCCTTCGGTCCACATCGTCGTGGTCACCACCTACGAAAGCGACAGCGACATCCTTCGCGCCGTCGAGGCCGGGGCGACGGGTTACCTGCTCAAGGACGCGTCCCGCGCCGAGCTGGCCCGCGCGGTGCGCGACGCGGCGCGGGGCAAGACGGTGCTGGCCCCCGGGGTTGCCGACCGATTGGTGAACGCGGTGCGCGCGCCGGCGGTGACGTTGTCGGTACGGGAGGCCGAGGCGCTGGCCCTGGTGGCCACGGGCGCCACCAACGCCGATATCGGCCGCGCCCTGCACATCAGCGAGGCCACGGTGAAGACGCATCTGCTGCGGGCATTCCACAAACTGGGAGTATCGGACCGCACGGCGGCCGTGACGAAGGCGATGGCGCTGGGATTGCTCGGCTGA
- the fdxA gene encoding ferredoxin: MTYVIAEPCVDVKDKACIEECPVDCIYEGARMLYIHPDECVDCGACEPVCPVEAIYYEDDVPDQWSSYTQVNADFFSELGSPGGASKVGQTDNDPQTIKDLPAKAED; encoded by the coding sequence GTGACGTACGTCATTGCCGAACCCTGCGTCGACGTCAAAGACAAGGCATGTATCGAAGAATGCCCGGTCGATTGCATCTACGAGGGTGCCCGCATGCTGTACATCCACCCCGACGAGTGTGTGGACTGCGGCGCGTGCGAACCGGTCTGCCCGGTCGAGGCCATCTACTACGAAGACGATGTGCCGGACCAGTGGAGCAGCTACACACAGGTCAACGCTGACTTCTTTTCCGAGCTGGGTTCGCCCGGCGGCGCCTCCAAAGTCGGCCAGACCGACAACGATCCGCAGACGATCAAAGACCTGCCGGCCAAGGCCGAGGACTGA
- the fdxA gene encoding ferredoxin — translation MTYVIGKPCVDVMDRACVEECPVDCIYEGARALYIHPDECVDCGACEPVCPVEAIYYEDDLPDEFDAYKDDNAAFFSETLPGQDGPLGSPGGAAKLGPVSADAPLVASLPPQQS, via the coding sequence ATGACATACGTGATCGGCAAGCCATGCGTGGATGTGATGGATCGCGCGTGCGTCGAGGAATGTCCGGTCGACTGCATCTACGAGGGTGCGCGCGCGCTCTACATCCATCCCGACGAATGCGTGGACTGCGGCGCCTGCGAACCCGTCTGCCCGGTCGAGGCCATCTACTACGAGGATGACCTGCCTGACGAGTTCGACGCCTACAAGGATGACAACGCGGCGTTCTTCTCCGAGACGCTGCCCGGACAGGACGGGCCGTTGGGCTCGCCGGGCGGGGCGGCCAAGCTGGGGCCGGTGAGTGCGGACGCACCGCTGGTGGCGAGCCTGCCACCGCAACAGTCATGA
- a CDS encoding metalloregulator ArsR/SmtB family transcription factor: protein MNAPRGRRRDVLTVLRDADAPMSIAAIAERLEVHANTVRFHLDALLEQHQIRRVAGSHDKPGRPPQLFAAVGGMDPGGPRHYRLLAEALAESVAAGAGPGAGTSAAGRRLGARLAAARSDAAERNPVEKLVDLLDDLGFAPESDVAGTEIALRHCPFLEIAKVRPEVICPIHLGLMQGAMAAWDAPVTVDGLHPFVESDRCVAQLSG from the coding sequence ATGAACGCGCCCCGTGGGCGACGCCGCGACGTCCTGACGGTGTTGCGCGACGCCGATGCGCCGATGAGCATCGCGGCCATCGCCGAACGACTCGAAGTGCACGCGAACACCGTGCGCTTCCACCTCGACGCCCTCCTCGAGCAGCACCAGATCCGCCGGGTCGCCGGGTCGCACGACAAGCCCGGGCGCCCACCACAGCTGTTCGCGGCGGTGGGCGGCATGGACCCCGGCGGTCCGCGGCACTACCGACTGCTCGCCGAGGCATTGGCCGAATCGGTCGCAGCCGGCGCGGGACCGGGCGCGGGCACCAGTGCGGCCGGGCGCAGGTTGGGTGCGCGGTTGGCGGCCGCCCGATCCGACGCGGCCGAACGAAACCCGGTGGAGAAGTTGGTGGACCTGCTCGACGACCTCGGCTTCGCCCCTGAGTCCGACGTCGCAGGCACCGAAATCGCGTTGCGCCACTGTCCGTTTCTGGAAATCGCGAAGGTGCGCCCGGAGGTGATCTGCCCGATCCACCTGGGCCTGATGCAAGGGGCCATGGCGGCCTGGGATGCGCCGGTCACCGTTGACGGCTTGCACCCGTTCGTCGAATCCGACCGGTGTGTCGCGCAACTGAGTGGCTGA
- a CDS encoding nitric-oxide reductase large subunit, whose translation MAIDPGQAFPNRQSDQPSSQPLIGRGWFQGVALVMIFGFFVMGLLAYRTYTASMPMPQKVVTQSGDVLFTGDDITRGQEIFQARGLQEYGSIVGHGAYLGPDYTADYLRRATDDVAAQLRAGGMGDTHDAVVAEFRTNRYDAANGTLVFTDHQAKAFDRISDHYAEFFGESTTKNGLLANLITDRAEIHDLTAFFAWTAWASAAERPGHNYSYTNNWPAESRVDNGPTAQLIVWSTLSLIMLLGGTGIMFAVYGRWSQKIGWHSAEAPALSFRQPGEVALTPAQRSAIWFFAIVSVLFLAQALLGGAVQHYRAELSNFFGFDLAAILPYNLARTWHLQLALLWPAAAFLAGGIFLAPFISRREPRRQQWLSYGLLGAVVIVVVGSLVTEALSIYGVVPSGSLLSQQWEYLDLPRLWQIFLVVGLFLWIVLIWRAMRSRLAGESKMNMPWVFFFSGLAIPMFYAVGLLAGSDTHLTVADFWRFWVVHLWVEDFLELFTTVMVAYIFVMLGVVSQRIALGVIFLDIILYSAGGVIGTMHHLYFSGTPVEHMALGAFFSAAEVIPLTFLTVEAWAFLQLGSRQSSGDSKPFPHRWAVMFLVAVGFWNFVGAGIFGFLINLPIVSYYQIGTALTANHAHAAMMGVYGMLAVGLAMFAYRYVIPADKWPEKWARVSFWCLNIGLAWMVFASLLPLGVMQLYHSVNDGYFEARSLGYLTEPGNAVMEWLRMPGDVIFIAGGILPFVWISWQALRHFRSGPTTLELPEQPLYIELSAEPAVESL comes from the coding sequence ATGGCAATCGATCCAGGACAGGCTTTTCCGAATCGGCAATCCGATCAGCCCTCAAGCCAACCGTTGATCGGACGAGGATGGTTCCAGGGCGTCGCCCTGGTGATGATCTTCGGATTCTTCGTCATGGGGCTACTGGCCTATCGCACCTACACCGCCTCGATGCCGATGCCGCAAAAGGTCGTCACGCAATCCGGTGATGTGCTGTTCACCGGCGACGACATCACTCGCGGTCAGGAAATCTTCCAGGCTCGTGGACTGCAGGAATACGGGTCGATCGTCGGCCACGGTGCATATCTGGGGCCCGATTACACAGCCGACTACCTTCGCCGGGCCACCGATGACGTGGCCGCACAATTACGGGCCGGGGGTATGGGTGATACGCACGACGCCGTCGTCGCAGAATTCCGCACCAACCGCTACGACGCGGCGAACGGCACGCTGGTGTTCACGGACCACCAGGCCAAGGCCTTCGACCGGATCTCGGATCACTACGCCGAGTTCTTCGGTGAGAGCACCACCAAGAACGGCCTACTCGCCAATCTCATCACCGACCGGGCCGAGATCCACGACCTCACGGCGTTCTTCGCCTGGACCGCATGGGCTTCGGCCGCGGAGCGCCCAGGACACAACTACAGCTACACCAACAACTGGCCAGCCGAGTCGCGGGTCGACAACGGTCCCACCGCTCAGCTCATCGTCTGGTCCACACTCTCGCTGATCATGTTGCTCGGCGGAACCGGCATCATGTTCGCGGTCTACGGACGCTGGAGCCAGAAGATCGGTTGGCACAGCGCCGAGGCGCCGGCCCTGTCGTTCCGTCAGCCGGGCGAGGTGGCGCTGACCCCGGCCCAACGTTCGGCGATCTGGTTCTTCGCCATCGTCTCGGTCCTGTTCTTGGCACAGGCATTACTGGGCGGTGCCGTGCAGCACTACCGCGCCGAACTGTCCAACTTCTTCGGCTTTGACCTGGCCGCGATCCTGCCGTACAACCTCGCCCGCACCTGGCACCTGCAACTGGCGCTGCTCTGGCCGGCGGCCGCCTTTCTGGCCGGCGGCATCTTCCTGGCACCGTTCATCTCACGGCGCGAGCCCAGACGCCAGCAGTGGCTCTCCTACGGCCTGCTCGGCGCTGTCGTCATCGTGGTGGTGGGATCGCTGGTCACCGAGGCATTGTCGATCTACGGAGTCGTCCCGTCCGGTTCGCTGTTGTCGCAGCAATGGGAGTACCTGGACCTGCCGCGCCTGTGGCAGATCTTCCTGGTCGTCGGCCTGTTCCTCTGGATCGTCCTGATCTGGCGCGCCATGAGGTCGCGCCTGGCGGGCGAGTCCAAGATGAACATGCCGTGGGTGTTCTTTTTCTCCGGCCTGGCGATTCCGATGTTCTACGCGGTCGGCCTGCTCGCCGGCAGCGACACCCACCTGACGGTCGCGGACTTCTGGCGATTCTGGGTGGTGCACCTGTGGGTCGAGGATTTCCTCGAGCTGTTCACCACGGTGATGGTGGCCTACATCTTCGTGATGCTGGGCGTGGTCAGCCAGCGGATCGCACTCGGTGTCATCTTCCTCGACATCATCTTGTACTCGGCCGGCGGCGTCATCGGCACCATGCATCACCTGTACTTCTCCGGCACCCCGGTCGAACACATGGCTCTCGGCGCGTTCTTCTCCGCGGCCGAGGTCATCCCATTGACCTTCCTCACCGTCGAGGCGTGGGCCTTCCTGCAGTTGGGTTCCCGACAATCGTCGGGCGATTCCAAGCCGTTCCCCCATCGGTGGGCGGTGATGTTCCTGGTTGCCGTGGGGTTCTGGAACTTCGTGGGGGCCGGCATCTTCGGCTTCCTGATCAATCTGCCGATCGTGTCGTACTACCAGATCGGAACGGCACTGACCGCCAACCATGCGCATGCCGCCATGATGGGTGTGTACGGCATGTTGGCTGTCGGCCTGGCGATGTTCGCCTACCGCTACGTGATCCCGGCCGACAAGTGGCCCGAGAAGTGGGCGCGAGTTTCCTTCTGGTGCCTCAATATCGGCCTGGCGTGGATGGTGTTCGCCAGCTTGCTCCCGCTGGGCGTCATGCAGCTCTACCACTCGGTCAACGACGGCTACTTCGAGGCCCGCTCGCTGGGCTATCTCACCGAACCCGGCAACGCGGTGATGGAGTGGCTGCGCATGCCCGGTGACGTCATCTTCATCGCCGGCGGGATCCTGCCCTTCGTCTGGATTTCCTGGCAGGCGTTGCGGCACTTCCGGTCCGGGCCGACCACGCTCGAACTGCCCGAGCAACCGCTCTACATCGAGCTGTCGGCAGAGCCCGCCGTGGAGTCGCTATGA
- the ctaD gene encoding cytochrome c oxidase subunit I, producing MTAHTTSSISTDLTSTRPFPPRLGPRGNLVYKLITTTDHKLIGIMYMVACYIFFFTGGLMALFIRTELAEPGLQFLSTEQYNQLFTMHGTVMLLFYATPIVFGFANLVLPLQIGAPDVAFPRLNALSFWLFVFGALIALAGFITPGGAADFGWTGYAPLSNAIHSPGAGGDLWILGLAVAGLGTILGAVNMITTVVCMRAPGMVMFRMPIFTWNILVTSILVLMVFPLLTAALFGLAADRHLGAHIYDPANGGAILWQHLFWFFGHPEVYVVALPFFGIVTEIIPVFSRKPLFGYTTLVYATISIGALSMAVWAHHMFATGAVLLPFFSLMSYFIAVPTGIKFFNWIGTMWKGQLTFETPMLFSVGFMVTFLLGGLSGVMLASPPIDFHVTDTYFLIAHFHYVLFGTIVFASFGGVYFWFPKMTGRLLDERLGKIHFWLTFIGFHTTFLVQHWLGNEGMPRRYADYLPSDGFTTLNVVSSIGAFILGVSMLPFVWNVFKSWRYGEPVVVDDPWGYGNSLEWATSCPPPRHNFTEIPRIRSERPAFELHYPHMVERMRAESHAGRH from the coding sequence ATGACGGCACACACAACCTCATCAATCAGCACCGACCTCACCAGTACGCGGCCATTCCCGCCACGTCTGGGGCCACGCGGAAATCTGGTCTACAAGCTCATCACGACCACCGATCACAAGCTGATCGGAATCATGTACATGGTCGCCTGCTACATCTTCTTCTTCACCGGCGGATTGATGGCGTTGTTCATCCGCACCGAACTCGCCGAGCCGGGGCTGCAGTTTCTGTCCACCGAGCAGTACAACCAGTTGTTCACCATGCACGGCACTGTGATGCTGTTGTTCTACGCCACCCCGATCGTGTTCGGATTCGCCAACCTCGTACTGCCCCTGCAGATCGGCGCGCCCGACGTAGCGTTCCCGAGGCTCAACGCGCTGTCATTCTGGTTGTTCGTGTTCGGCGCACTCATCGCCCTCGCCGGCTTCATCACCCCCGGTGGCGCCGCAGACTTCGGCTGGACCGGCTACGCCCCCCTCAGCAACGCCATCCACTCCCCCGGCGCCGGCGGCGACCTGTGGATCTTGGGACTTGCCGTGGCCGGTCTGGGCACCATCCTCGGCGCCGTCAACATGATCACCACCGTGGTGTGTATGCGCGCACCCGGCATGGTGATGTTCCGGATGCCGATCTTCACCTGGAACATCCTCGTCACCAGCATTCTGGTGCTGATGGTGTTCCCGCTGCTGACCGCCGCATTGTTCGGCCTGGCCGCCGACCGGCACCTCGGTGCGCACATCTACGACCCTGCCAATGGCGGAGCCATCCTGTGGCAGCACCTGTTCTGGTTCTTCGGCCATCCCGAGGTCTATGTGGTGGCGTTGCCGTTCTTCGGCATCGTCACCGAGATCATCCCGGTGTTCTCCCGCAAGCCGCTGTTCGGCTACACCACACTGGTCTACGCGACGATCAGCATCGGCGCCCTGTCGATGGCGGTCTGGGCCCACCACATGTTCGCAACGGGAGCCGTTCTGCTGCCGTTCTTTTCGCTGATGTCGTACTTCATCGCGGTGCCGACCGGTATCAAGTTCTTCAACTGGATCGGCACGATGTGGAAGGGACAGTTGACCTTTGAAACGCCCATGTTGTTCTCGGTGGGCTTCATGGTCACGTTCCTGCTCGGTGGGCTCTCCGGCGTCATGCTGGCCAGCCCGCCGATCGACTTCCACGTCACCGACACCTACTTCTTGATCGCACACTTCCACTACGTGCTGTTCGGTACCATCGTGTTCGCCTCGTTCGGAGGGGTGTACTTCTGGTTCCCGAAGATGACCGGCCGGCTGCTCGACGAACGCCTGGGCAAGATCCATTTCTGGTTGACGTTCATCGGTTTTCACACCACATTCCTGGTGCAGCACTGGCTGGGTAACGAGGGCATGCCGCGGCGTTATGCCGACTACCTGCCGTCGGACGGTTTCACCACGCTCAATGTGGTTTCCAGTATCGGCGCCTTCATCCTGGGTGTTTCGATGCTGCCGTTCGTCTGGAATGTCTTCAAGAGCTGGCGCTATGGCGAGCCCGTCGTTGTCGACGACCCGTGGGGCTACGGCAATTCACTGGAGTGGGCCACCAGTTGCCCGCCGCCGCGGCACAACTTCACCGAGATACCCAGAATCCGTTCCGAGCGGCCGGCTTTCGAGTTGCACTACCCACACATGGTCGAGCGGATGCGGGCCGAGTCGCACGCGGGCCGGCACTGA
- a CDS encoding SPFH domain-containing protein codes for MTALWWFIGVVGAILLIALIVLSLKVLREYERGVVFRMGRARPLYGPGLVVLLPLADRMVRVDQRVMTLTIPPQEVITRDNVPARVNAVVMFQVTDPLKAIMAVENYAVATSQIAQTTLRSLLGRADLDTLLAHREDLNIDLRGIIETQSARWGVEVRVVEIKDVEIPESMQRAMAREAEAERERRAKVINARGELQASDELSQAAETLSKNPASLQLRYLQTLLELGADQNSTVVFPLPVDIITPFLKNPASLGEALANGLAKRRD; via the coding sequence GTGACTGCACTGTGGTGGTTCATCGGTGTAGTGGGCGCGATCCTGCTGATCGCGCTCATTGTGCTGTCGTTGAAGGTGCTGCGCGAGTACGAGCGCGGCGTGGTGTTCCGGATGGGTCGGGCCCGCCCGCTGTACGGGCCCGGGCTGGTGGTGCTGCTGCCGCTGGCCGATCGGATGGTGCGGGTCGATCAACGTGTCATGACGCTGACCATCCCGCCGCAGGAAGTCATCACCCGCGACAACGTGCCGGCGCGGGTGAACGCCGTGGTGATGTTCCAGGTCACCGATCCGCTGAAAGCGATTATGGCGGTGGAGAACTACGCGGTGGCCACGTCGCAGATCGCCCAGACCACCCTGCGGTCGCTGCTGGGTCGGGCCGATCTGGACACGCTGCTGGCGCACCGTGAGGATCTCAACATCGACCTGCGCGGCATCATCGAAACCCAGAGTGCTCGCTGGGGTGTCGAGGTGCGCGTAGTGGAGATCAAGGATGTGGAGATCCCCGAGTCCATGCAGCGGGCGATGGCCCGTGAGGCCGAGGCCGAACGCGAACGCCGCGCCAAGGTGATCAATGCCCGCGGTGAACTGCAGGCCTCAGATGAGCTGTCCCAGGCCGCCGAAACCCTGTCGAAGAATCCGGCCTCTCTTCAGCTCAGATACCTGCAGACATTGCTTGAGCTTGGCGCCGACCAGAATTCGACGGTGGTGTTCCCGCTGCCGGTCGACATCATCACGCCGTTCTTGAAGAACCCCGCCAGTCTGGGCGAGGCACTGGCCAATGGATTGGCGAAGCGCCGCGACTAG